In the genome of Devosia rhizoryzae, the window TTTCTCGCTGTCCTCGAAATCCATGCGGGCACTGTCGCGCAAAAGGTTCAGGGCCCGGTTTCTGACGATTACAGTCAGCCAGCCGCGCGCCGAACCTTTGCTGCCGTCAAAGCTTGCCGCCTGCCGCCAGACGGTGATGAAGGCTTCCTGTACCACTTCCTCAGCGAGGTCGCGCCGTCTCAGCAAGCGCTGGGCGATGGCGACGAGCCGGCCTGACTCCCCTTCGAACAGGGCAGCAAGCGCCGACCGATTTCCGGTGGCGATTTGGGCAATCAGCTGTTCGGCAGTTTTGGGGTCGGTCATGAGGTGGAACATGGCGGCAATCGTCCTTCATGTCGATTACCCGCGAACGGCCCCGCCCGGATGCGGGACGAAAAT includes:
- a CDS encoding sigma-70 family RNA polymerase sigma factor, whose protein sequence is MFHLMTDPKTAEQLIAQIATGNRSALAALFEGESGRLVAIAQRLLRRRDLAEEVVQEAFITVWRQAASFDGSKGSARGWLTVIVRNRALNLLRDSARMDFEDSEKLVELGDRQADARAAYEALSIKDALRHCLGMLDASKREAVLLCYVTGLNHGEAAATMNVPLGTVKSWVRRGTVALQECLS